Proteins co-encoded in one Papaver somniferum cultivar HN1 chromosome 5, ASM357369v1, whole genome shotgun sequence genomic window:
- the LOC113277404 gene encoding protein trichome birefringence-like 2, with protein sequence MERHGTWAKLCHLMETLRSTRKDSMLLVGFGFIFGASTFIFLASIFILPFLSPSLMNPLLQNNLNRFYKKFTLLHFPYYTSSTSTGECNIFEGQWVRVSNREPHYPLGSCPYVERSPYDCYKNGRPDDAYHKWQWQWQSHPSNNGCNKNIPSILNVRDFLERLRGKKVAFSGDSLNRNMFESLACILWNAVPDKSKVSWLPGNIGHDIRGDMAVRYEDYNCTVGFVWSPFLVYETNPKNRRTQEGILKQVRETMRLDMIDPRASTFYRDADVVVFDSWHWWVGNKVHNGKDYFQEGNSLYPQLKINKAYKKALGTWRRWIDKNIDSNKTQVAFAEYSETHYEGGQWNTHGKCNRETEPIMSNETYRQRNTCESITRHLTTNEDPCFVFKY encoded by the exons ATGGAGAGGCATGGGACTTGGGCGAAGTTATGTCACTTGATGGAGACACTGCGCTCAACGAGAAAAGATTCAATGTTACTTGTTGGATTTGGCTTCATTTTTGGAGCATCAACCTTCATTTTTTTAGCTAGTATATTCATCCTCCCATTTCTTTCCCCGTCACTCATGAATCCGTTGCTTCAAAACAATCTCAACAGATTTTATAAGAAGTTTACGCTTTTGCATTTTCCTTATTATACTAGTAGTACTTCTACTGGTGAATGCAATATCTTTGAAGGACAATGGGTAAGGGTTAGCAACCGAGAACCACATTATCCTCTTGGTTCTTGTCCTTACGTCGAAAGATCACCTTATGATTGTTACAAGAATGGCAGACCTGATGATGCATATCACAAATGGCAATGGCAGTGGCAATCGCACCCATCAAACAATGGATGTAATAAAAATATCCCGAG CATTCTTAATGTCCGTGACTTTCTAGAGAGATTGAGAGGGAAAAAAGTAGCATTTTCTGGGGATTCCTTGAACAGGAACATGTTTGAATCTTTAGCATGCATCCTTTGGAATGCTGTTCCAGATAAGAGCAAAGTTTCTTGGCTCCCTGGAAATATAGGCCACGACATAAGAGGAGATATGGCAGTGAGATACGAG GACTATAATTGCACCGTAGGATTCGTGTGGTCTCCTTTTTTAGTTTATGAAACAAATCCGAAAAATCGTAGAACTCAAGAAGGTATACTAAAACAGGTGCGAGAGACAATGAGATTAGATATGATTGACCCACGCGCGTCAACGTTCTATCGTGATGCTGATGTTGTAGTGTTTGATTCATGGCATTGGTGGGTTGGAAACAAAGTTCACAACGG GAAAGACTATTTTCAGGAAGGTAACTCTTTGTACCCACAACTAAAGATTAACAAAGCATATAAGAAAGCTCTTGGTACTTGGAGGAGGTGGATTGACAAGAACATCGATTCTAACAAAACCCAAGTTGCTTTTGCAGAATATTCAGAAACTCATTACGA AGGTGGTCAATGGAACACTCATGGAAAATGCAACAGGGAAACGGAACCGATCATGAGTAATGAAACATATAGACAGAGGAACACGTGCGAAAGTATTACAAGACACCTTACGACTAATGAAGACCCCTGTTTTGTATTTAAATATTAG